DNA from Arthrobacter sp. SLBN-112:
CCAGTTCCTGGCCGACGCCGCCAACATCTCCTATGCCACCATGGCGCTGTTCGGCGAACACGCCTTCACGGCGCAGGCGATGCGGGAGTTCGCATGGTCCGCCCGCCGTTACTGGAATGCCGGGGAGGAGAAGGGGCGCTATAACGCCGTCTATCCCAACGGCGACGGCAAGCGCGATATCCCCGATTTTTCCCTGATGCTGCCGGAGTGGGCCGAGGAGTACCACCTCCGCACGGGTGATCTTGCCCTGGTCCGGGAGCTGCTGCCGCACCTGTGCAACACAGCTGACTACGCCCTGCGCTATATTCCAGCAGAAGGCCCGACGGCGGGACTGGTCACCAGCCTGGGCGGCGGCTCCGGCCCCTACCTGCACGGCATCGTGGACTGGCCGGCACCCGGCCGGTTCGGCTACGACATGGAATGCGCGGCCAAAACCACTGTCAATGTCCAGGCGTACTCGGCACTGGTATCCACCGCCCGGCTCTGCGGTGCGGCAGGCGATGAGGGCGCGGCAGCCCGCTACGCCGCTGCTGCCCGTGCCCTGGCAACTGCCGTCCGCACGCGTTTGCGGGTGGAAGGGGTCATGGTGGACGGGCTGTACGCGGATGGGACGCCCAGCTCCCATGCCTCCCAGCACGCCACGTCCTTCCCGCTGTCGCTGGGCATCACTGAGCCAACGTACGCCGCAGCGGACGCCGCCCGGATCGCCGGGATGGGCATGCGGCAGGGCCCCATGACCGTGCACCGTCTGGTCCGGGCGCTGGTGGGCCAAGGGATGACGGATGCGGTGCTGGATCTGCTCACCAACAAGGATCAACCCGGCTGGGCGCGGCTCCTGGACCGCGGCGCCACTTTCACCTGGGAGGCGTGGGACCTGGCGGACGGCAGCGACTACAGCCAGTCGCACGCCTGGTCCGCAGCGGTGCTCAAGGAGATCCTGGAGCACCTGCTCGGAGTCCGGTTCAGCGTGCCCGGCGGGAATGGCGTGTTGATCGCTCCGCCGTTGTGCCGGTTGGAGCACGCCCGCGGCAGCGTCCCGGTGGGCAACGGGTATGTGCACGCAGATTGGCAGCGCCGCGGCGGACAGGTGGAGCTGGAGTGCACCATTCCGCCTGGCGTTACAGCCACCGTCCGGCTGCCCGCCGGCACTTACGGCGTCAAGGGGCCCGGTGCGGATGCCGCCGTCGTGCGTTCCGCTCCAGGTGACAACGAGGCGCCCCAAGCCACGCGCGACTTCCGGGTCCATACCGGGACCTGGACCTTCACGCCCGCCTAATCCTCCCTAAGACCCCGCTGGCGCAGAATCCCTCTGCCGCCGCCCGTGCCACCACAGCAGCAGGCCCACCACGGCCGCGGAGAGCATACCCAGGCCGCCGGTAACCACCAGGCCGGTGCGGACGCCGAACTGTTCGGTCAGCCAGCCCGCCAGGAGTCCACCGCAGGCATGCCCGCCCAGCAGGAGCGGAAGGTACAGCGCCATGACGCGGCCGCGGATGGCTGGCCCCGCCTCCAGCTGGACCGCTGTGGCGGCGCTGGTCAGGAACAAGAGCGTCATGATGCCCACCACCACCAGCATGCCCACGAACAGCACCAGGTTGGGCATGAGGGCGGCCACCAGCTGCGACAGCCCGAAGAGACCCGCCGCAGCCACGATGCCGCGGCGGCCCATGTTCCCCAGCCGGGCCGCAAGGAGCGCGCCTGCCAGCGCCCCGAGGGCACTGACGGTGTTAAACAGCCCGAAGCCTTCCACGCCGTTGTGCCACACCCGTTCGGCGAAGGCGGCGAGGACCACGGGCCCGTTCATGCCGAAGGCGCCCAGCAGCCCCGCCAGCAGGATGAGGAGAAGCAGCCGCGGCCGTTCCCGGACGTACCGGAAAGCGGCCAGCACCTGCCCGCGCCCCCGCTCCGCCGGTACACCCGGATGCAGCTCCCGGCCACGGATGGCGGCGATCATGCCCAGCACCAGCACGCCGATCAGCGCGTTTGAAGCGAAGGCGGCCGCCGGGCCCGCCTGTGCGATCAGGATGCCGCCCAGTGCCGGGCCGGCCATGGCGCCCAGCTGGGACAGCGCGTTGTTGAGTCCGATGGCGGGCCGCAGGCCGGCGTCGCCCACCACTTCATTGACGAAGACCTGCCGGGTGGGCTGGTCCACCGCTGCCGTAATGCCCAGCGCAATGCAGCTGGCGTAGACCACCCATACGGTGATGGTGCCGCTCGCGGCCCACGCGGCCAGCCCCACACCGAGGAGCACAATGATTGACTGGCACACCATCATGATGCGGCGCTTGGGGAAGATGTCCACCACCAGTCCCGCGAGCGGCCCCACCACCAGCATGGGCAGGAATTGGAGGGCGACGGCGGCACCCACCGCGGCGGGGCTTCCGGTCAGCTGCAGCACCAGCCAGTCCTGGGCCAGGCGCTGCATCCAGACACCAAGGCTGCCGGCCAGCTGCATGGCCAGGAACAGGCGGTAGTTGTGCTGCTTTAAGGGGTGGTACCAGCGGGGCTGGCTGATCCCGGGACGGGCGGCCGGAGCCGAACGGGTGCGGCGGGAAGGCACAGTCAGTTGCGGTGGCGGTGGGAGCGCAGCTTCACTGCGGCTGCGGCCAGGATCAGGGTGCCGGGAACCACCACGAAAAGTGCGGCGAGCATCCAGACAAACACCACGGCACCGAACAGCGCGGCGGCGATCAGCAGGGAGCCGGTCCAGTCGCGCAGCGAGATTGCCTGGCCGGCCTGGAGGGCCCGGCGCCACGTGTCCTTGCCGGTGCTTCCGGTGCCGGTGGCTGAGAAATCGGACCATGCGGATGCCGTGCGGAGCAGCAGGATGGCTGCGCCGGCGGCAAGCAGCAGCGTGGCGGGAAGGACCACGCCACGGCCAGGCAACTGGCCCACCCACGCGAGCAGCAGGTTGAGGACAATCACGACGGCGGCTGCCGCCGTCATGAGCCCCAGTTTCCAGCTGCCGGGCAGGGCAGCCTTGAACAGGCCCCAGAGGCCGCGGACCGAATCGTCCCGGCCGTTCAGGTGCCGCTCAAGGTGGGCGGTACCGGCGGCGTAGGCGGCGGGAATGGTGACCAGCGGGATGGACAGCACCAGCACCAGCACCCCCGCCAGGAGGGTTTCGGAGAACAGGGCGAACCGGTTCACCGGGATGGGCTCGTGGCTGGATGCGGGTGTGGTGCTGTCCATGGTGCTCATTTTCTGCCTTGCTGTCCGTTAGCCCTTGAGGCCCTGGGTGGAGACGCCTTCGACGATGTACCGCTGGAAGATCAGGAAGAAGATCAGCACCGGCAGCAGGGCCAGTACGGACATGGCAATCATGGCGCCGTAGTCCGAGGACTGGGTCTGGTCCACGAAGAGCCGCAGGGCCAGCGGCAGCGGGTATTTGTCCGGGGTGTTCAGGTACAGCAGCGGGCCCAGGAAGTCGTTCCAGCTCCAAATGAAGGAGAAGATCGAGGTGGAGATCAGGGCCGGCTTCATCAGCGGCAGCATGATGGAGCCGAAGATCCGTGCGTGTCCTGCGCCGTCGATCCTTGCCGCCTCATCCAGTTCAGCGGGCAGGCCGCGCATGAACTGGACCATGAGGAAGACGAAGAACGCGTCCGCGGCCAGGAACTTGCCGATCAGCAGCGGCACATAGGTGTCCACCAGGCCCAACTGCTGGAACACGATGTACTGCGGGATGATCACCACGTGGAAGGGCAGCAGCAGGGTGGCGATCATCATGCCGAACAAGACGCTGCGGCCGGGGAAGTTGATCCGGGCGAATGCGTACGCCGACACACTTGCCGAGAGGACGGTCCCCAGCACGGCGCCGAGGGCGAGGATCAGCGAGTTGGTGAAGAACTGCAGTGTGGATACCCCGCCGATCCCGTCCATCGCCGTGACGAAGTTGTCGAAGCTGAAGTTGTTGGACCACAGCGACGTGTTCTGGCCGCCGATTTCCGCGTTGGGCTTGAAGGACGAGGCAATCATCCACAGACCGGGGTAGAGCACGATGCCGGTCAGGATCAGGGCCACGAGGTGGAAGATCGCGCTCTTGGCCCGCTTGGCCCCGGCGGACTCGGATTTCGGGTTGTAGGCCTGGGCCGCCGTGTCCGGGGCGGACTGGGTTGGCGTTGCCATGGTTGTCATTTTGCATCACCGCTGTAGTGGACCCAGGACTTGGACGTGCGGAAGAAGATCAGCGTGATGATGCCGACCACGATCACCAGCAGCCAGGCCATGGCCGAGGCGTAGCCCATCCGGAAATCGCTGAAGCCCCGCAGGTACAGGTAGAGGGTGTAGAAGAGGGTGGAGCCGGCGGGGCCGCCTTCACCGTTGGAAATAATGTAGGCCGACGCGAAGATCTGGAATGCGTGGATGGTCTCCATCAGCAGGTTGAAGAAGATCACCGGGGAGAGCATGGGCCAGGTGATGTTGAAGAACTTCCGCACCGGGCCGGCGCCGTCCATCGAGGCTGCCTCATAGAGATCAACGGGGATCTGCTTGAGGCCGGCCAGGAAGATCACCATCGGGGCACCGAACTGCCACACCGTCAGCAGGATGAACATCGGCATGGTCATTGCGGGGTTGCCCACCCAGCCGCCCAGGTTGATCCCGAAGAAGGACAGGCCCTGGTCCACCGGGCCGCTGTCGCCGAACATCGCTTTCCAGACGATGGCGATGGAGACGGATGCACCGATCAGCGACGGGGCGTAGAAGGCGGAGCGGTAGAAGCCCTGGCCACGGCGCTTGCTGTTCAGCAGCATGGCCACCGCCAGCGCCGCCGCGAGTTTCAGCGGCGTACCGAACACCACGTAGCCCACGGTCACGCCAACGGACTGCAGGAAGCGCTCGTCCTGGAACAGGGTGGTGTAGTTGTCCAGGCCGATCCACTTTGGCGGCTCGAACAGGTTGTAGTTGGTGAAGGACAGGTAGAGCGAGGAGATCATTGGCCCAACCGTGAGGGCAATGAATCCCAGCAGCCAGGGCAGCAGGAAGGTGTAGCCGGCACGGGCATCCGCGCCCCGCCGCCGCGACTTGCGCGGCAGCGGGGATCCGGACGACGCCGAACGCCTGCTCAGGGTTGGGCTTTGAGTCACGAGGTCATTCCGTCAGTCGTGAACGCTTGATGAGGCAATGTGCCTGATCAGCCGTTCTGCTTGATGAGGTCTTCGGCTTCCTTGAACCAGGCATCGGTGGCACCGTCGATGGTGAGCTTGCCGTAGTTCAGGTCCGAGGCGATGCGCTTGAAGGAGGCTTCGAGCGTGCCGAAACCGACGATGGGCGGCTCTGGGGCGTCCTTGAGGTACTTTTCAATGGACTTTTCGTAATCCACCACCAGCTTGTCCGTGCCTTCGAACGTGGTGCCGTCACGCTGGGTTTTGGAGGCGGGGACGCCGCGGGAGGTCTTGAAGATCTGGCCCACCTCCGGGTCGTTGACCATAAAGTCAATGAACCGGGCAGCAGCGTCCTTGTACTTGGTCTTCGCACTGGCCACCATCAGCATGGAGGGCTTGAGGAACAGGCCAAGATTGTTCGGATCGTCGGACGGAACCGGCACCAGCTTGAGTTCCTTGGCGCCGCTGTCGCCCAGGTAGCCGGCCATGAAGTTGTCCCAGGTGACTTCGGTGGCAGTGGCGTTGGAGCCGAACGGCGACTTCGGAGCCAGCTGCGTCACGCGGTCCTCGGGAATGATGGCACCTGTACCCCGCAGGTTCGCGGGAAGGTTCCACCACTTCTTCAGGTCGTCCTTGCTGAAGCCCAGCTTGCCGTCAGAGGTGAAGGCCTCGATCTTGTTCTGGCGCAGCCAGATGTTGAACATCCACCAGACGCCGGTGTAGTCGGTGCCGCCGTAGAGGGCGCCGTTGCTCTTGGTTCCCACCTGGGTAAGGAAGTCGTTGAATTCCTTGTAGGTCCATTTGCCGGTCGGCTCCGCGATGCCCAACGGGGCCAGCTTTGCGGGGTCATAGTAGACGGCGAAGGCGTTGGTGCTGGTGGGGATGCCATAGGTCTTGCCCTTGATCTGGCCCGACGGCAGGAGGGACTTGTCAAAGGCGGATGTATCGATCTTGACGGTGCTGAGGTCCAGGAGCTGGTTGCGCTGGCCGTAGTCGCGCAGGTAGGACAGGTCCCACTGCATGACGTCCGGCAGGCCACCGCCGGCAGCCTCGGTGGCACGCTTCTGCCAGTAGCCGGCGAAGTCGGTGAAGTTGCCGTTGACCTTGATGTCCGGGTTCTTGGATTCGAACAGCTCGATGGCCTTGCGGGTGCGCGTCGCGCGGTCGTCGTTGCCCCACCAGGTGTAGTTGATGGTGACGGGTTTCTCAGCGGATCCGGTCTGGCCGGAAGAGCTGGATCCGTTGCCGCACGCCGACAGCGCTGCGGCGGATGCGGTGCCGATGGCCACGGTAGTGAGGAAATGCCTTCTGTTGATCACGGGAGCCTCCTTGCTCGATGAGTGCTTTGCCATTTCTCCGCCTACAACGTGAGTAGTGAGCTGGCTTACACGGCTACTGAAACGATACAATATCTGCATTCCCGAAATTGGGCAAGCGTTTTCCAAAGGTCTGATGTCAGACTGAGTTTTCGCCCCAAACAGACAAAGGAGTCCCATGACAGAGCAGGAAACCCACGGGCCGTCGAGCATCTGGACTAAGGTCCAGGGCATCGGTTTCGGTGGTGACTACAACCCTGAACAGTGGCCCGCCAGCGTGCGGTTGGAGGACCTGGAACTCATGCAGGAGGCGGGGGTGAACTTCCTCAGCGTCGGGATCTTCTCCTGGGCACTGCTGGAACCCTCCGAAGGGCACTACGACTTCGGGTGGCTGGACGAGGTGATGGACAACCTCGCGGGCATCGGCGTCAAAGTGGCCCTCGCCACCGCCACCGCCGCTCCCCCCGCCTGGCTGGTCCGCAGGCATCCGGAAATCCTGCCCGTCACGGCTGACGGAACCGTGCTGGGGCCGGGCTCGCGGCGGCACTACACGCCGTCGTCGGCCGTTTACCGCCGCTACGCCACCGGGATAACGCGCGCCCTCGCGGAACGGTACAAGGACCATCCGGCCCTGGCACTGTGGCATGTGGACAACGAACTGGGTTGCCACGTCTCCGAGTTCTACGGGGACGAGGACGCCGCTGCCTTCCGCGCCTGGCTGGAGCGCCGGTACGGGAGCATCGATGCGCTCAACGCTTCCTGGGGGACGGCATTCTGGTCCCAGAACTACGGCTCCTTTGAGGAGATCCTGCCGCCTTCCGTTGCGCCGTCCACCCTGAACCCGGGCCAGCAGCTGGATTTCCAGCGGTTCAACTCCTGGGCGCTGATGGACTACTACCGGGAGCTCGTGGCCGTCCTGCGCGAAGTCACCCCGGACATCCCCTGTACCACCAACCTGATGGCATCCAGCGCCACCAAGTCCATGGACTACTTCGACTGGGCCAAGGACCTGGACGTCATCGCCAATGACCACTACCTGGTGGCCGCCGACCCCGAACGGCAGATCGAACTCGCGTTCAGCGCGGACCTCACACGGGGCATTGCCGGCGGCGACCCGTGGATCCTGATGGAACATTCGACGTCGGCCGTTAACTGGCAGCCGCGCAACCAGCCCAAGATGCCCGGCGAGATGCTGCGCAATTCACTGGCCCACGTGGCCCGCGGTGCGGACGCCGTGATGTTCTTCCAGTGGCGGCAGAGCTTTGCCGGGTCCGAGAAGTTCCATTCGGCCATGGTGCCGCACGGCGGACGCGACACCCGCGTGTGGCGTGAGGTGGTGGAGCTTGGGGCTGCGCTGAAACGGCTTGAACCCGTGCGCGGTTCGCGGGTCCAGTCCCGCGCCGCGATTGTCTTTGACTACGAGGCGTGGTGGGCCAGCGAGATCGACTCCAAGCCCAGCATCGACGTGAAGTACCTGGACCTGCTGCGGGCCTTCCACCGCGCACTCTTCCTCCGCGGGATTTCCGTGGACCTGGTTCATCCCTCTGCCTCCCTGGAAGGATACGACCTGGTCCTGGTGTGCACCCTGTACTCCATCACTGATGAGGCGGCCGCCAATATTGCCGCTGCTGCCACCGCCGGTGCCACGGTGCTGGTGAGCTACTTCAGCGGCATCGTGGACGAGAAGGACCATGTGCGGCTGGGCGGCTATCCCGGCGCCTTCCGCGAGCTTTTGGGGGTGCGGGTTGAGGAGTTCCATCCCCTCCTTGCCGGTTCGCAGCTGAAGCTGAGCGACGGCACGGTGTCTTCGATCTGGAGCGAACACGTCCACCTGGCCGGTGCGGAGGCAGTTCAGTTTTTTACCGAGTACCCGCTGGAGGGCATCCCCTCCCTCACCCGGCACGCCGTGGGCAACGGGGCCGCCTGGTACCTGGCCACCTTCCCCGACCGGGACGGGATTGATGCTGTCCTGGACAAACTGCTGGCCGAGTCCGGCGTCTCCCCCGTTGCCGCCGCTGATCCCGGCGTGGAACTGGTTCGACGGTTTTCCTCCGACGGGCAGAGCTACCTGTTCGCGATCAACCACACCCGTTCGGACGCTTCGGTGTCTGCCGCAGGCACCGACCTGCTGACCGGCGAGCCGTTTGCCGGCGTGATTCCGGCCGGCGGTGTTGCGGTGGTCTCCGAAGACTGAGCGGACGCTCTAAGTACGACGGCGGCGCCTCCTTTGGCGCCGCCGTTTCACTACGGACGGGGGGCAGCTGGCGGGCGCCTTTCCGGTTTTCCACATAGGGCTTTTGGGTGCGGGTAATTGTCGGACCCGGCTGCCACACTTTGGTTATGGAAGCAGTTGTGGGCACGGTTGCAGCAGGGTTGGGGGCAGTGCCATATACCGGGCCCGCTGCTGTCGATGCGCCTCCGTTTGCGGGCCCGTTTTCGTTTCTGTCCTCGCCTGCTGCCCCTTCCATTGCTGATGTCGTGAAGCTGTTGGCGTCTGTTCCCATGGCCAGCGATGATGCGGGGAAGATTGACCAGTTGCGGGAGCTGGAGGACCTGAAGTGCCTGGCCGGTGCCCGGCAGGCCGATACCACCGTTGCTTTTGATTTGTCGCAGCGGCGGGAGCAGGCCGTTGCCGGGGTCCCGGCCGCTGAGCAGGGTGCCGGGGTCGCGGCGCAGATCGCGCTGGCCCGGGGTGAATCCCCGGCCCGGGGGTCCCGGCTGCTGGGCCTGGCCAAAACCCTGACCGGGATGCCGCACACCTTCGCCGCGTTCCGGAGTGGGTTGTTGAATGAGTGGCGGGTGACGCTGGTTGTGAGGGAAACCATCTGCCTCAGCCCCGGGGACCGGGCGGGGGTGGATGAGGAACTCGGAGCCGACACCGGTGCCCTGGACGGCAGGGGAGATAAGGCCATTGTGGCCGCGGTCCGGGCCGCGGCGTACCGGCGGGACCCTGCCTCGGTTGCCAAGCGGGCCGCACGCGCGGCCACCGAACGGAGCGTGAGCCTGCGCCCGGCCCCGGACACCATGACGTACCTGACCGCGCTGCTGCCGGTCGCCCAAGGAGTCGCCGCGTACACCGCCCTCACCAAGGATGCCGACACGGCACGCGCGGCTGGGGATGAGAGGTCGCGGGGGCAGGTCATGGCCGACACCCTCGTCGAACGCGTCACCGGTACCCCGGGCGGGATCAGCGGGGTTCAGATCCAGCTCGTCATGACCGACCGCACCCTCCTCCAGGCCGATTCCGAACCCGCCCGGCTCCCCGGCTACGGCACCATCCCCGCAGCAGCCGCCCGGGACATCGCCCTCACCGGCATTGTTGGGAACGACCTTAGCCTCTGGGTCCGGCGGCTCTACACAGCTCCGGTTACCGGTGAGTTGGTGGCGATGGACTCCAAGGCCCGGTTCTTCCCGGCGGGGTTGAAACGCTTCCTCCAGGTCCGGGATGACACCTGCCGCACGCCGTACTGCGACGCCCCGA
Protein-coding regions in this window:
- a CDS encoding MFS transporter — its product is MPSRRTRSAPAARPGISQPRWYHPLKQHNYRLFLAMQLAGSLGVWMQRLAQDWLVLQLTGSPAAVGAAVALQFLPMLVVGPLAGLVVDIFPKRRIMMVCQSIIVLLGVGLAAWAASGTITVWVVYASCIALGITAAVDQPTRQVFVNEVVGDAGLRPAIGLNNALSQLGAMAGPALGGILIAQAGPAAAFASNALIGVLVLGMIAAIRGRELHPGVPAERGRGQVLAAFRYVRERPRLLLLILLAGLLGAFGMNGPVVLAAFAERVWHNGVEGFGLFNTVSALGALAGALLAARLGNMGRRGIVAAAGLFGLSQLVAALMPNLVLFVGMLVVVGIMTLLFLTSAATAVQLEAGPAIRGRVMALYLPLLLGGHACGGLLAGWLTEQFGVRTGLVVTGGLGMLSAAVVGLLLWWHGRRQRDSAPAGS
- a CDS encoding Poxvirus protein I5, which produces MSTMDSTTPASSHEPIPVNRFALFSETLLAGVLVLVLSIPLVTIPAAYAAGTAHLERHLNGRDDSVRGLWGLFKAALPGSWKLGLMTAAAAVVIVLNLLLAWVGQLPGRGVVLPATLLLAAGAAILLLRTASAWSDFSATGTGSTGKDTWRRALQAGQAISLRDWTGSLLIAAALFGAVVFVWMLAALFVVVPGTLILAAAAVKLRSHRHRN
- a CDS encoding carbohydrate ABC transporter permease, which encodes MTTMATPTQSAPDTAAQAYNPKSESAGAKRAKSAIFHLVALILTGIVLYPGLWMIASSFKPNAEIGGQNTSLWSNNFSFDNFVTAMDGIGGVSTLQFFTNSLILALGAVLGTVLSASVSAYAFARINFPGRSVLFGMMIATLLLPFHVVIIPQYIVFQQLGLVDTYVPLLIGKFLAADAFFVFLMVQFMRGLPAELDEAARIDGAGHARIFGSIMLPLMKPALISTSIFSFIWSWNDFLGPLLYLNTPDKYPLPLALRLFVDQTQSSDYGAMIAMSVLALLPVLIFFLIFQRYIVEGVSTQGLKG
- a CDS encoding carbohydrate ABC transporter permease, which codes for MTQSPTLSRRSASSGSPLPRKSRRRGADARAGYTFLLPWLLGFIALTVGPMISSLYLSFTNYNLFEPPKWIGLDNYTTLFQDERFLQSVGVTVGYVVFGTPLKLAAALAVAMLLNSKRRGQGFYRSAFYAPSLIGASVSIAIVWKAMFGDSGPVDQGLSFFGINLGGWVGNPAMTMPMFILLTVWQFGAPMVIFLAGLKQIPVDLYEAASMDGAGPVRKFFNITWPMLSPVIFFNLLMETIHAFQIFASAYIISNGEGGPAGSTLFYTLYLYLRGFSDFRMGYASAMAWLLVIVVGIITLIFFRTSKSWVHYSGDAK
- a CDS encoding ABC transporter substrate-binding protein gives rise to the protein MINRRHFLTTVAIGTASAAALSACGNGSSSSGQTGSAEKPVTINYTWWGNDDRATRTRKAIELFESKNPDIKVNGNFTDFAGYWQKRATEAAGGGLPDVMQWDLSYLRDYGQRNQLLDLSTVKIDTSAFDKSLLPSGQIKGKTYGIPTSTNAFAVYYDPAKLAPLGIAEPTGKWTYKEFNDFLTQVGTKSNGALYGGTDYTGVWWMFNIWLRQNKIEAFTSDGKLGFSKDDLKKWWNLPANLRGTGAIIPEDRVTQLAPKSPFGSNATATEVTWDNFMAGYLGDSGAKELKLVPVPSDDPNNLGLFLKPSMLMVASAKTKYKDAAARFIDFMVNDPEVGQIFKTSRGVPASKTQRDGTTFEGTDKLVVDYEKSIEKYLKDAPEPPIVGFGTLEASFKRIASDLNYGKLTIDGATDAWFKEAEDLIKQNG
- a CDS encoding beta-galactosidase; this encodes MTEQETHGPSSIWTKVQGIGFGGDYNPEQWPASVRLEDLELMQEAGVNFLSVGIFSWALLEPSEGHYDFGWLDEVMDNLAGIGVKVALATATAAPPAWLVRRHPEILPVTADGTVLGPGSRRHYTPSSAVYRRYATGITRALAERYKDHPALALWHVDNELGCHVSEFYGDEDAAAFRAWLERRYGSIDALNASWGTAFWSQNYGSFEEILPPSVAPSTLNPGQQLDFQRFNSWALMDYYRELVAVLREVTPDIPCTTNLMASSATKSMDYFDWAKDLDVIANDHYLVAADPERQIELAFSADLTRGIAGGDPWILMEHSTSAVNWQPRNQPKMPGEMLRNSLAHVARGADAVMFFQWRQSFAGSEKFHSAMVPHGGRDTRVWREVVELGAALKRLEPVRGSRVQSRAAIVFDYEAWWASEIDSKPSIDVKYLDLLRAFHRALFLRGISVDLVHPSASLEGYDLVLVCTLYSITDEAAANIAAAATAGATVLVSYFSGIVDEKDHVRLGGYPGAFRELLGVRVEEFHPLLAGSQLKLSDGTVSSIWSEHVHLAGAEAVQFFTEYPLEGIPSLTRHAVGNGAAWYLATFPDRDGIDAVLDKLLAESGVSPVAAADPGVELVRRFSSDGQSYLFAINHTRSDASVSAAGTDLLTGEPFAGVIPAGGVAVVSED
- a CDS encoding HNH endonuclease; amino-acid sequence: MASDDAGKIDQLRELEDLKCLAGARQADTTVAFDLSQRREQAVAGVPAAEQGAGVAAQIALARGESPARGSRLLGLAKTLTGMPHTFAAFRSGLLNEWRVTLVVRETICLSPGDRAGVDEELGADTGALDGRGDKAIVAAVRAAAYRRDPASVAKRAARAATERSVSLRPAPDTMTYLTALLPVAQGVAAYTALTKDADTARAAGDERSRGQVMADTLVERVTGTPGGISGVQIQLVMTDRTLLQADSEPARLPGYGTIPAAAARDIALTGIVGNDLSLWVRRLYTAPVTGELVAMDSKARFFPAGLKRFLQVRDDTCRTPYCDAPIRHHDHITAWHDGGPTSADNGQGLCEACNHTKETPGWTTKPIPGRRHTVATTTPTGHTYHSTAPPLPGTGLGRRLKEQLLHGESSPPCPPARTLSVQVLGRVLPSEPVRRPAEPERRHNELRTRRRERGCSIPPPRPGSLTTAL